The Apium graveolens cultivar Ventura chromosome 10, ASM990537v1, whole genome shotgun sequence nucleotide sequence GAACCCTAATTTTATCCCCAAATTGATATACTAAATCAAACCCTAGCTTTTAGATTCGCATCTAAAAATTGATAATACAACGCCAATTATTCACATTTGGATCTGAATTACAGCTCAAATCAACACAAAAAGAACCCACATTTTCATTATATATACTTGCACATTACTTGTACGTATAATTCGTGATTATCTAAATATAGGTAAAAATAACAACAGAAATAAAATTATACAAATACTTGAATATAGAATGTATAGTAAATCAGTAAGTTATAATAATGAAATTTAATATTTAAGTAAATATTATTCGAACCCTCAAATTTTAGTAATTAAATGAGTGATATTTAAAAAGCGGAAAAGAAAATGTAGGAAGTGAAAAACGGAGGGAACAGCGTGATAATAAGCGGAGATTTTGATTTTTGAAGAATAtatcaaattaaatattttaaaatttggaATTAATTATTTTAGAGAGATGATAGGTGGGGGGATGAAGATAATAATGCAACTAACAGCTTTTTTGATGTTACTCTCACTTAAAAGTTACGTTATCTTGTTGTCGAAACCGAAATGTATACATTTTTGTATTGTTTTCTTTCGTTTTCTGTTTTGCTGATTTTGTACTTCATATATTGCTGTattttctgttttaaaaaaaaaatgagACCAAGGAAATTAGTAGATTTTGAATAAAAGTAAACATTGTGTTTTGGTTCTCGTTTAATCATAATCAAAGATAAATTgacaaaaaaataatttttaaaaaataaatgaagtttgaagtgACCCGAACTGAATAAGAAAAAATACGATGACGGAATATATTTGGTTAGAGATAGAATTTatcataaataaaattaataatttacTAACTTCAAGCCCCAGGGTCCCCTGATCATTATTTCTTGGTTGGCGCTGAGTCCAGATTGCATGTAATACTTGTAAGGTGCTAAATTAATGTATACCATTAAAATTCTGTTGACCATAGTTGCTTATGACTCCCACTTGAGTGCAGAATGTGAAGTTCATGTTCTTCACATGATATTACTACTTTCTGAGTTCTTACATAATGTATCACAGCTAATGACATTGAAAGGCTATCTTCAGACAGCTATGCAAAACTTGAATGGAGTTAAAAATTTAGAGGAGAACAACTGAAGGCTTCCACAGTAATTACCAAATCCCAACATTACAGTAgaatatataaaattttatactAAACGGTAAAAATTTATTATACACGGCTTGTTGCCACATAAATTTCAGATACAACAATTGCCAATTGGTAGATGTTCCGTCACCTATAGCATTTTTTGAAATACACTTAACCCAAATAGTTAATAAAAaaaatggaatgcagaatgttGAAACTTGAAAGCATGGAACTGTACATTCTTAATTCTTACTAATGAAAATAACCAATATTTGATATTGCATAATCGTCTGAACAGATCAGAGGAGTTCCAGTCTTACAATTAATATGGACAACTAAGAACTGGAATAATGTTTGATGGAATTGCAACAAATGTCTGGAAAGACTACAAGTGTTCCGGTATTTTAGAGAACTATGAACAATGAAGACTTGAAATAATGACAAAAGGGAAACAGCAGCAATCCCCAATAGCGGAAATCACCTTGTTGAGAATCAATGAGGGGAGTAAAGAATGTACAATTTGAAATTAGACGTCATATTAAACATCTTCAGGGTCACTTCCACTGACATGAGCTTCATGGTTGACCCAATAATTAGTTCCATCAGGGCCTGAAATCTTAAACCTGCAGTAACAAAACCCCGTGTGATAGATAAGTGCAAGTAGACTGACAGCAAGCTAAATAAACTATGTATGTTTGGATCATGGGATTTCAACCTGGTTAATGGGAATGGAAATAAGATTCTAAAACATTTTTGTAGTGCAATCTCATTACCATTCCTATTAATCGGGTTAAAATCCCATTATACAAAGGGAACCTATATTTTAAGCAGTTCAAACCAAGTTCAAACTTCAAACTAATAATTATGTACCTCTCTAGGACCGATTTCCCTTCCTTGTATTTCTGGCTCTTCTCCTTGGCAGTCTCCTGAAAGATAGGTTACATTAAGTTAGGCTATGTATGCCAAAGTGGAAACAAATGTTCTATAAACTTGGAAGTTGCATCTTCATCTTACATATGTCCAGCCAACAATCGACCCACATTTCACACAGAAGATGTCAGCAACAGTGTGCAATCCGGTCATCATCATCCTATCTTCCTTCGGCCCAAGAGTGACGTTCACTCTGTTAAAATATAGGCGGAAATTTATAGCATGTAGAAGCATGCATTTTGGAATATACTAGTTTGATAAAGGATTAAGTATTTCATACAGAAACTAGAATTACAATTTATACTAGGTTCTCCCCCTGTATCTATTCAGAAAGCAAGAGATGCAGGACATGATAGTAAGAGACATGGTCAACTCTAAGAGGGGAAAATTCAAGAAACAACCCACAAAAA carries:
- the LOC141692466 gene encoding protein yippee-like: MGRLFLVSLEGKIYSCKHCQTHLALCDSIVSKSFHCRHGKAYLFSKVVNVTLGPKEDRMMMTGLHTVADIFCVKCGSIVGWTYETAKEKSQKYKEGKSVLERFKISGPDGTNYWVNHEAHVSGSDPEDV